The following are encoded together in the Hemicordylus capensis ecotype Gifberg chromosome 4, rHemCap1.1.pri, whole genome shotgun sequence genome:
- the GHRH gene encoding somatoliberin isoform X1, whose product MLDRAIFLLFLHFVMCSLSSPLYPALRYSPLPITGKVVSFQLQESGPVQSHNLSVEEQEEGNFLTDSAEKRMQRHADAIFTDHYRKVLSAQKILQGIYGKRLGAGSPRDEEHGFLTRRQSDSILMDSRYQQQMVLKNFLGAMLQNQSEENCTAKIRSPNH is encoded by the exons ATGCTGGACAGAGCTAttttcctcctgttcctccaTTTTGTCATGTGttccctctcttctcctctttaTCCAGCACTCAG GTATAGTCCACTACCCATCACTGGCAAGGTGGTGAGTTTCCAGCTCCAAGAAAGTGGGCCAGTACAGAGCCATAATCTCTCGGTCGAAGAACAGGAGGAGGGGAACTTCCTCACTGACTCTGCAGAGAAAAG GATGCAGCGTCATGCAGATGCTATATTCACGGATCATTATCGGAAAGTTCTCTCCGCTCAGAAGATCTTGCAGGGCATTTATGGAAAAAGACTTGG GGCAGGAAGCCCAAGAGATGAGGAACATGGATTCTTGACCAGGCGCCAATCTGACAGCATCCTTATGGACAGTCGCTACCAGCAGCAGATGGTACTGAAAAATTTCCTGGGAGCTATGTTGCAGAACCAAAG TGAAGAAAATTGTACTGCCAAGATCAGGAGCCCGAATCACTAA
- the GHRH gene encoding somatoliberin isoform X2 has product MLDRAIFLLFLHFVMCSLSSPLYPALRYSPLPITGKVVSFQLQESGPVQSHNLSVEEQEEGNFLTDSAEKRMQRHADAIFTDHYRKVLSAQKILQGIYGKRLGAGSPRDEEHGFLTRRQSDSILMDSRYQQQMVLKNFLGAMLQNQRPQDVNSHHLDNFVSVLSKLMEL; this is encoded by the exons ATGCTGGACAGAGCTAttttcctcctgttcctccaTTTTGTCATGTGttccctctcttctcctctttaTCCAGCACTCAG GTATAGTCCACTACCCATCACTGGCAAGGTGGTGAGTTTCCAGCTCCAAGAAAGTGGGCCAGTACAGAGCCATAATCTCTCGGTCGAAGAACAGGAGGAGGGGAACTTCCTCACTGACTCTGCAGAGAAAAG GATGCAGCGTCATGCAGATGCTATATTCACGGATCATTATCGGAAAGTTCTCTCCGCTCAGAAGATCTTGCAGGGCATTTATGGAAAAAGACTTGG GGCAGGAAGCCCAAGAGATGAGGAACATGGATTCTTGACCAGGCGCCAATCTGACAGCATCCTTATGGACAGTCGCTACCAGCAGCAGATGGTACTGAAAAATTTCCTGGGAGCTATGTTGCAGAACCAAAG ACCTCAAGATGTCAACAGCCACCATTTAGATAATTTTGTCAGTGTCCTGTCCAAGCTCATGGAACTGTAA